From the Purpureocillium takamizusanense chromosome 6, complete sequence genome, one window contains:
- the VPS62 gene encoding Vacuolar protein sorting-associated protein 62 (COG:S~EggNog:ENOG503NXGN~TransMembrane:1 (i7-24o)), whose amino-acid sequence MYWVRRGTILVSLFLIISFIAWFVPRALDPTRVSPERRARDRLWVNSSPYFWDRQLCRWVSICGLNHLRRDPAALFRPKPSVGGDDGDDEDAGDLAFGELRRRALAADFSPRSWEEPDDPSEDSTGAYVRQRADTKRNHTERRKILKDIPDYVTKYAPLVHLYSGEQFWPSDIREHIQHMNVSVNGEMLNSTKKWTLNNLNKLNEHRGFVVLHSLDDVETRPEWLHSHFNRPGPYPDNGDEHPIVDDDDMPMYRKEHTSWFDVDKQHPLHRIADPRPRTHRRQPRSEPPRLARRGHKPDADGYSKAPAVLVIVDKGSGVVDAFWFFFYSYNLGQTVLGLRFGNHVGDWEHCMIRFENGEPRGIFFSEHEGGQAYAWDAIEKRGVRPVIYSAVGSHAMYPLPGEHPYVLPFRMLKDVTDKGPIWDPSLNNYAYHYDYTKENRWDTRDPWDDKVSRVGKVDSLVPAASNPDAPTSWFHYRGRWGDEVYTLADIRQWRLFGQYHYVTGPSGPKFKHLDRSKLCQSYRCRILYKIDPKRTWY is encoded by the coding sequence aTGTATTGGGTCCGACGCGGCACCATCCTGGTGTCGCTTTTCCTCATCATCTCCTTCATCGCCTGGTTCGTGCCTCGAGCCCTTGACCCCACGAGGGTGAGCCCCGAGCGAAGGGCACGCGACCGCCTCTGGGTCAACAGTAGTCCCTACTTCTGGGACCGCCAGCTATGTCGTTGGGTGAGCATCTGCGGCCTCAACCACCTGCGGCGAGATCCTGCCGCCCTCTTCAGGCCCAAAccgtccgtcggcggcgatgatggcgatgacgaggacgccggcgacctcgCGTTTGGAGAGcttcgccgtcgagcgcTCGCCGCTGACTTCTCGCCTCGGTCGTGGGAGGAACCCGACGACCCGTCCGAAGACTCCACCGGTGCCTATGTGCGGCAGCGTGCTGACACGAAGCGCAATCATACCGAGAGACGCAAGATACTCAAGGACATACCCGACTACGTCACCAAGTACGCGCCCCTGGTCCACCTATACTCGGGCGAGCAGTTCTGGCCGTCCGATATTCGGGAACACATTCAGCACATGAACGTCTCCGTCAACGGCGAAATGCTCAACTCTACCAAAAAGTGGACACTCAATAACCTCAACAAACTCAACGAGCACCGTGGCTTTGTGGTGCTGcacagcctcgacgacgtcgagacCCGGCCCGAGTGGCTCCACAGCCACTTCAATCGTCCAGGCCCGTACcccgacaacggcgacgagcaccccatcgtggacgacgacgacatgcccATGTACCGCAAAGAGCACACCAGCTGGTTTGACGTGGACAAGCAGCACCCCCTGCATCGTATTGCCGATCCCCGGCCACGGACGCACCGCCGGCAACCCCGGTCCGAGCCGCcccgcctcgcgcgtcgCGGCCACAAGCCCGATGCCGACGGCTACTCCAAGGCCCCCGCCGTTCTTGTCATTGTTGACAAGGGCTccggtgtcgtcgacgcctttTGGTTCTTCTTTTACTCGTACAACCTCGGTCAGAcggtcctcggcctccgTTTCGGAAATCACGTGGGCGATTGGGAGCACTGCATGATCCGCTTTGAGAATGGTGAGCCGCGgggcatcttcttctccgaACATGAAGGAGGCCAAGCGTACGCGTGGGATGCTATCGAAAAACGCGGCGTCCGCCCCGTCATTTATTCGGCGGTCGGCTCGCATGCCATGTACCCGCTACCCGGCGAGCATCCTTATGTCTTACCGTTCCGCATGCTCAAGGACGTGACGGATAAGGGACCGATCTGGGACCCCTCGCTCAACAACTACGCCTATCACTACGATTATACCAAGGAAAATCGCTGGGACACGCGCGATCCTTGGGACGACAAGGTCAGCAGGGTGGGCAAGGTCGATTCGCTCGTCCCCGCCGCGTCCAACCCCGACGCGCCCACATCGTGGTTCCACTACCGTGGCCGCTGGGGCGACGAGGTCTACACCCTGGCCGACATTCGGCAATGGCGCCTCTTTGGCCAGTACCACTACGTCACGGGACCCTCGGGCCCCAAGTTCAAGCACCTGGATCGTTCCAAGCTGTGCCAGAGCTACCGGTGCCGAATCCTCTACAAGATTGACCCCAAGAGGACCTGGTACTAG